A window of candidate division KSB1 bacterium contains these coding sequences:
- a CDS encoding cryptochrome/photolyase family protein: MAGNYDSLVVIMGNQLYPSLEGLEPGNSLIFMAEDINLCRRYQYHKKKLVLILSAMRSYRDKLKTRYDIEYWRLDKDGRDMSYIDKLSSTVKSHHIRQVKCFEIPDQAPREMLKDCCRSLNVQLSFYDSPGFLTPDSEFKSERMQSFYIRQRKRLNLLIKDGKPVGGKWSFDKENRKALPKNIHVPKPSFPAQTDHTREIL, from the coding sequence ATGGCCGGCAATTATGACAGTCTTGTCGTGATTATGGGTAACCAGCTTTATCCATCACTTGAGGGCCTTGAACCGGGCAATTCATTAATTTTTATGGCGGAAGATATAAATCTATGTCGTCGCTACCAATATCATAAAAAAAAACTTGTACTCATTTTATCAGCTATGCGTTCATACCGTGACAAGTTGAAAACGCGTTATGATATAGAATACTGGCGTCTCGACAAAGATGGACGGGATATGAGCTATATAGACAAATTATCCTCAACGGTAAAGAGCCATCACATCCGGCAGGTAAAATGTTTCGAAATTCCTGACCAGGCTCCCCGCGAGATGCTTAAAGACTGCTGCCGGTCTCTAAATGTTCAACTGTCTTTTTATGACTCACCCGGCTTTCTCACACCGGACAGTGAATTTAAATCCGAACGAATGCAGTCTTTTTATATCAGACAGAGAAAACGGCTCAATCTGCTTATCAAAGACGGTAAACCAGTGGGCGGCAAATGGTCCTTTGACAAAGAAAACCGCAAAGCTCTGCCGAAAAACATTCATGTACCGAAACCAAGTTTTCCAGCTCAAACCGACCATACCCGTGAGATTCTGTAG